The Prevotella melaninogenica genome has a segment encoding these proteins:
- a CDS encoding ISL3 family transposase produces MNSSFLYHAWGLYTHECTCEEYKGNRIILHVQAKERIRCCPSCDARSIVKNGYRLRDFVGLPIGGKRVTIRMKVQRYKCKECDFDQQEKIPFATGSCGYTHRFAKYVVDLLRGMTLQDVSNHLGVSWDTVKEIHSSYLKRHYSPPSLEGVENIGIDEFAVRKGHVYKTIVVDLDSGRIIYVGDGKGSEALKKFWRKVKRKNIKIKHVATDLSAAFIASVMENCPDAVHVFDHFHVVKLMNEKLDDIRRKVYSMEKDINKRKVLKGTRYLLLGNGVDIFDKQHKTRLENALAMNEPLSKAYYLKEQLHQIWSQSMKAMAEKVLDDWIRQAEQSKITQLQKMAVTVKTYKKGILAWYDCHLSTGKVEGINNKIKVMKRNAYGFRDEKYFTLRLYALHDCRITRNVG; encoded by the coding sequence ATGAACAGCAGTTTCCTATATCATGCTTGGGGTCTTTATACCCACGAATGCACTTGTGAAGAGTACAAAGGTAATAGAATTATTTTGCATGTGCAAGCAAAAGAACGAATAAGATGTTGCCCTTCTTGTGATGCCCGCTCCATAGTAAAGAATGGGTATCGTTTACGAGACTTTGTTGGACTTCCCATAGGTGGCAAGCGAGTAACTATACGCATGAAGGTACAACGCTATAAATGTAAGGAATGTGACTTCGATCAGCAGGAGAAAATTCCTTTTGCCACTGGCAGTTGCGGCTATACTCACCGTTTTGCTAAGTATGTAGTAGATTTACTTCGTGGCATGACGCTTCAGGACGTATCGAATCATTTGGGCGTATCATGGGATACTGTAAAGGAAATACACTCCTCTTACCTTAAGCGTCATTATAGTCCTCCATCTTTAGAGGGTGTAGAGAATATTGGTATAGATGAGTTTGCTGTTAGGAAAGGACATGTCTATAAGACAATCGTCGTTGATTTGGACAGTGGCAGGATAATCTATGTTGGCGATGGCAAGGGTAGTGAAGCTCTGAAGAAATTCTGGCGGAAAGTCAAACGTAAGAATATAAAGATAAAGCATGTGGCAACAGACTTGTCTGCGGCTTTCATAGCCTCTGTTATGGAGAATTGTCCCGATGCAGTACATGTATTTGATCATTTCCATGTAGTGAAGTTAATGAACGAGAAACTTGATGATATCAGACGTAAAGTTTATAGTATGGAGAAAGATATAAATAAGCGTAAAGTACTCAAAGGAACAAGGTATCTGCTACTCGGCAATGGTGTAGACATCTTTGATAAACAGCACAAGACAAGGCTTGAGAATGCCTTAGCTATGAATGAGCCATTGTCAAAAGCATACTATTTGAAGGAACAACTCCATCAGATATGGTCGCAATCCATGAAGGCTATGGCAGAAAAAGTGCTTGATGACTGGATAAGACAGGCTGAACAAAGTAAGATAACACAATTACAGAAAATGGCTGTTACCGTGAAAACCTATAAGAAAGGGATCCTTGCCTGGTACGATTGCCATCTATCAACGGGAAAAGTTGAAGGTATTAATAACAAGATAAAGGTTATGAAACGAAATGCGTATGGATTTAGGGACGAGAAATACTTTACTCTACGACTTTATGCACTGCATGACTGCCGTATCACTCGAAATGTCGGATGA
- a CDS encoding SDR family NAD(P)-dependent oxidoreductase encodes MKKAIVVGASSGIGHEVARLLIAEGWAVGVAARRIDKLTDLQAIAPERVYTTQIDVNNEDAETSLLQLIERMNGIDLYFHAAGIGWQNPSLNTDIELKTMETNAVGFTRMIGCAYRYFANKGGGHIACITSIAGTKGLGPAPAYSATKAMQNTYLQALEQLAACKHHNIHFTDIRPGFVDTPLLAGTSHLPMLMTTKKVARSIIKAINSRRHICVIDSRWCVLTYLWRHIPNWIWRRMKLC; translated from the coding sequence ATGAAAAAAGCAATCGTCGTAGGCGCCAGCAGCGGTATCGGACATGAAGTAGCACGACTGCTCATCGCAGAGGGATGGGCGGTTGGTGTGGCTGCTCGCCGTATAGACAAGTTGACAGACTTGCAAGCTATAGCACCAGAGCGAGTCTACACCACCCAAATTGATGTAAATAACGAAGATGCAGAAACATCCTTACTGCAACTTATAGAACGTATGAACGGCATCGACCTCTATTTTCATGCCGCAGGAATCGGTTGGCAAAACCCAAGTCTTAATACTGACATAGAACTCAAAACAATGGAAACCAACGCTGTTGGATTCACACGAATGATTGGCTGTGCCTATCGCTATTTTGCCAATAAGGGAGGTGGACACATCGCTTGTATCACCTCTATCGCTGGAACAAAAGGACTCGGACCGGCTCCTGCTTATAGTGCAACAAAGGCGATGCAGAACACCTATCTACAAGCATTGGAACAACTCGCTGCTTGTAAACATCATAACATCCACTTCACAGATATTCGTCCCGGCTTTGTCGACACTCCCCTACTCGCTGGTACCTCTCACCTCCCGATGCTGATGACCACAAAAAAGGTGGCACGCAGTATTATAAAGGCTATTAACAGCCGACGACACATCTGCGTCATCGATAGCCGTTGGTGCGTACTCACCTACTTATGGCGACATATCCCTAACTGGATATGGAGGCGAATGAAGCTATGTTAA
- a CDS encoding BACON domain-containing protein: MELKKTLYSLMLGGILLCLFSCAKEDEFEMPTLVLSENSIAFDKGVSERNISVTTNQNSWIASSPQEGDWLSLVQDGNVLKVKVTENKIGTERTSYVLVNANGASGKIAVTQSAADVTLDVVPNAIYLPQTGGEKTIDITTNSSVYDVTTSEEVSWLKIVKSEEEIKLIAERNDTYQKREVKLYAKSGSVIREIVVSQSGIQRYLLPIHPGVPQDEHKIMDFELGRGSYLREYQTAMPAYGLEETYTFITASPIFTLIQYCSSDGINPSQIIMIGDGRKAIDAVKDKAFDKFLTDNGYVRSNSQSDREYTNDKDLLSLKVYISEKENNEGVNLTFTPIMKQNGEYKTFSKLPFYPLELLQKDNVKLAQIEQYEQKAGSTEEERSLNEHKNTEVSQIQYKLKPSTDPSAAYGRIHIFYTTDKDGDAPDNLGSVQIGALLFKDTNLGVWKYGTKWVATKEIKKVLGDEGFSFLRTSGNNHFFVRESDHLVIDVTCVLDNNAPVLALLYSYDPSVSGASSKAVKAQAKMIRNFAAAKKALKF; encoded by the coding sequence ATGGAATTAAAAAAGACACTCTACTCCCTAATGTTAGGCGGCATTCTTCTTTGCTTGTTCTCATGTGCAAAGGAAGACGAATTTGAAATGCCAACACTGGTGCTTTCTGAAAACAGCATTGCCTTTGATAAAGGCGTAAGTGAAAGAAACATTAGTGTAACAACAAATCAAAACAGCTGGATTGCATCGTCTCCACAGGAAGGCGACTGGCTCTCGCTGGTTCAGGACGGTAACGTACTGAAGGTGAAGGTAACTGAAAACAAGATTGGAACAGAGCGCACAAGCTATGTACTCGTTAACGCCAACGGCGCATCTGGTAAGATTGCTGTGACTCAGAGCGCAGCTGACGTAACGCTTGACGTGGTTCCAAATGCTATCTATCTGCCACAGACAGGTGGTGAGAAGACGATTGACATTACGACGAATTCGTCTGTCTATGACGTAACAACCAGCGAAGAAGTTAGTTGGCTAAAGATTGTCAAATCGGAGGAAGAAATCAAACTGATAGCTGAGCGTAACGATACCTATCAGAAGCGTGAGGTGAAACTTTACGCCAAGAGCGGTAGTGTTATCCGTGAGATTGTTGTTTCTCAGTCGGGTATTCAACGCTACCTCCTCCCTATTCACCCTGGTGTACCACAGGACGAGCATAAGATTATGGACTTTGAGTTGGGTCGTGGTAGCTACCTGCGCGAGTATCAAACAGCTATGCCAGCTTATGGACTTGAGGAGACTTACACCTTTATCACTGCTTCGCCTATCTTTACTTTGATTCAGTATTGTAGCTCTGATGGTATTAATCCGTCACAGATTATCATGATTGGTGATGGAAGAAAAGCTATTGATGCCGTGAAGGACAAGGCTTTCGATAAGTTCTTGACTGACAATGGTTATGTACGCAGCAACTCTCAGTCTGACAGAGAATATACCAATGATAAGGATTTGCTCTCATTGAAGGTTTATATATCAGAAAAGGAGAACAACGAAGGAGTTAACCTCACTTTCACACCTATCATGAAGCAGAATGGCGAATACAAGACTTTCAGCAAGTTACCATTCTATCCTCTTGAGCTTCTGCAGAAAGACAACGTGAAGTTGGCACAGATTGAACAATACGAGCAGAAGGCTGGTAGTACAGAAGAAGAGCGTAGCCTCAACGAACATAAGAATACTGAGGTTTCACAGATTCAGTATAAACTGAAGCCAAGTACAGACCCTTCTGCAGCCTACGGACGTATTCACATCTTCTATACAACAGACAAGGATGGTGATGCACCAGACAATTTGGGTAGTGTTCAGATTGGTGCATTACTCTTCAAAGACACCAACCTCGGTGTATGGAAGTATGGTACTAAATGGGTTGCAACCAAAGAAATCAAGAAGGTATTGGGTGATGAGGGCTTCTCTTTCCTCCGCACATCAGGCAACAACCACTTCTTTGTACGTGAAAGCGACCACTTGGTTATTGATGTTACCTGCGTGTTAGATAACAACGCACCTGTACTCGCATTGCTTTACAGCTACGATCCATCCGTATCGGGTGCAAGTAGTAAAGCCGTAAAGGCACAGGCCAAGATGATTAGAAACTTCGCTGCTGCCAAGAAGGCTTTGAAGTTCTAA
- a CDS encoding PorV/PorQ family protein, translating into MNTKHIILMACAALLDATQANAQGQDLSILTANTDARTAAMGNASAAAEGMYLYNNPAAIFATDKKFTADASASLFEKAEGADGTFGIYALSAGYKLAKRHAVFAGFRYAGGLSLKGSDLLGNPTKDYKPYNWTLDLGYTYFLGKGFAAYATGSLIYSHLSKNATGAAFSVGGAYQNNELTLANKPAKLMLDAKVGAIGPQLDYGNKHKTTLPTYLAVGGALSVDVAEKHQVAAALSSRYFFQPSETKLFMLGGGLEYTYNKMVSVRAGYEYGDHDLSHVTMGAGFKYHGLRLNGAYNLKTADTGSSYCTIGVGYDF; encoded by the coding sequence ATGAATACAAAACATATCATTCTCATGGCTTGCGCAGCACTTCTCGATGCTACGCAGGCTAATGCTCAGGGACAAGATCTCTCGATATTAACAGCAAATACCGATGCCCGAACAGCCGCCATGGGTAATGCTTCGGCTGCTGCAGAGGGCATGTATCTATACAATAACCCAGCTGCTATCTTCGCAACGGATAAGAAGTTCACCGCAGATGCTTCTGCCTCTCTCTTTGAAAAGGCAGAGGGTGCCGATGGAACCTTCGGTATTTACGCCCTTTCTGCTGGCTATAAGTTGGCTAAGCGTCATGCTGTCTTCGCTGGTTTCCGTTATGCTGGAGGACTAAGTCTAAAGGGTTCCGACCTCTTGGGCAATCCAACCAAAGACTATAAGCCTTATAACTGGACCCTCGACTTGGGTTATACCTATTTCTTAGGTAAAGGATTCGCTGCCTACGCAACAGGAAGTCTTATCTATAGTCATCTCTCTAAGAATGCTACAGGTGCTGCTTTCAGCGTGGGTGGAGCCTATCAAAACAACGAGTTGACCCTTGCCAACAAACCAGCCAAGCTCATGCTCGATGCGAAGGTGGGCGCTATTGGTCCTCAACTCGACTATGGTAACAAACACAAGACGACACTCCCAACCTATCTTGCCGTAGGTGGTGCGCTGTCTGTTGATGTAGCTGAGAAGCATCAAGTTGCTGCAGCCTTGTCTTCTCGTTACTTCTTCCAACCTTCAGAGACTAAACTCTTTATGCTTGGTGGTGGACTTGAATACACCTATAACAAGATGGTATCAGTACGTGCAGGCTATGAGTATGGTGACCACGACCTTAGCCATGTCACTATGGGAGCGGGCTTCAAGTATCACGGATTACGTTTGAACGGAGCTTACAACCTGAAAACAGCAGATACAGGAAGCAGCTACTGCACCATAGGTGTTGGCTACGACTTCTAA
- a CDS encoding MutH/Sau3AI family endonuclease yields the protein MIEKNYFKYDINNDPTPDFQEAGLELKATGLKKNKGGELQIKERLVCDMIDYCSVVNEQFETSLFYLKCRII from the coding sequence ATGATAGAAAAAAACTACTTTAAGTATGATATTAACAACGACCCTACTCCAGATTTTCAAGAGGCTGGATTAGAGCTAAAAGCAACAGGCTTAAAGAAAAACAAAGGTGGAGAATTACAGATAAAAGAACGATTAGTTTGTGATATGATAGATTACTGTTCTGTTGTTAACGAGCAGTTTGAAACATCTCTCTTTTATCTAAAGTGTCGTATAATCTGA
- a CDS encoding S8 family serine peptidase yields MRKSIIYLCACALSGMMVTTSCQDNLDSDAGVSNTRSVNIDKDLFAIKGCINVKLAKGTNQAIPTTRSGSVEMQSVPSAMTSAMQYSGAYKMERAFKPAGIYEARTVAEGLDRWYTIYFDKSKDVGAVLDQFKKAEGVECAERVLPMARPTVKMTPYSAPEASMQGTGSNFDDPLLAKQWHYYNNGTINPRAVKGADCNVKPVWEKYTTGKKNVIVAVVDGGIDITHEDLKDNLYVNEKEKNGQPNVDDDGNGFVDDIYGYNFVTAKDVVGGTIEPDDGGHGTHVAGTVAARNNNGKGVAGIAGGDGSPDSGVRLLSCQIFRNKDEQGDAAAAIKYAADNGAVICQNSWGYSSAANVTAMPQLLKEAVDYFIKMAGCDANGNQRPDSPMKGGVVMFAAGNENKEFSAYPACYAPTVSVAAMAWDFSKASYSNYAKWVTITAPGGDQDRFGTEAGVLSTVPKKKVASGYAYFQGTSMACPHVSGIAALIASYFGRQGFTNEELKSRLITAYRPYNIDEQNPTYKGKLGKGYIDAEAAFESDTKIAPEKVGTLTLKPDFVDINAEWSIAKDEDKTAAFYRLYIAQGELTADKLKDMTYREINGMGHSLGETLKYDFDDLKDNTTYSVAVVAVDRWGNLSEPMIQKCTTRLNHAPEATNFPTEAIEVMENDRKSFSFNVADPDGHNWDIKATGETKGVSYTVKGNTVIVNLVPVLEAGSYNCIFVLSDDLGAKAEKSFTFKIVKYIPPQLTKPFENYIIGLDEGIVTIPLTGHYTHSSNTQLTYKATAANGSIAAATIHNDNLQLKGMAKGVTRISIAATDGRETSSDGSFQVRVVEKKSAPVYAVYPIPVQRDIHALLNPEVKQVELVISSTVGERLMKATVTPDKNNVATLDLSKLNPGTYKLTVYTSKGNHTQMFIKR; encoded by the coding sequence ATGAGAAAATCGATTATATATCTATGTGCGTGTGCGCTCTCTGGCATGATGGTTACTACCTCATGCCAGGATAACTTGGACTCGGATGCGGGCGTTTCCAACACACGCTCTGTCAATATTGACAAAGACCTTTTTGCCATAAAAGGCTGTATTAACGTGAAGTTGGCAAAGGGTACAAACCAAGCTATTCCTACAACACGTAGTGGTAGTGTGGAAATGCAGAGCGTCCCATCGGCTATGACTTCTGCAATGCAGTATTCTGGGGCTTATAAAATGGAAAGAGCCTTTAAGCCAGCAGGTATCTATGAAGCACGAACCGTAGCTGAAGGACTCGACCGTTGGTACACAATCTATTTTGATAAGAGCAAAGATGTGGGGGCTGTATTAGATCAATTCAAGAAAGCTGAAGGTGTTGAATGTGCTGAACGAGTACTACCAATGGCAAGACCAACGGTTAAGATGACTCCTTATAGCGCTCCTGAAGCAAGCATGCAGGGTACAGGAAGCAACTTTGACGACCCTCTTCTTGCGAAACAGTGGCATTACTACAACAACGGTACTATAAATCCACGTGCAGTAAAAGGGGCTGACTGTAATGTTAAACCTGTTTGGGAAAAGTACACAACAGGTAAGAAAAACGTTATTGTAGCCGTTGTCGATGGTGGTATTGACATCACCCACGAGGACTTGAAAGACAATCTTTATGTCAACGAAAAGGAGAAGAACGGTCAACCTAACGTCGATGATGACGGCAATGGCTTTGTTGATGACATCTATGGTTACAACTTTGTGACTGCTAAAGACGTCGTTGGCGGTACTATCGAACCCGATGATGGTGGACACGGAACCCACGTTGCGGGTACTGTTGCTGCTCGCAACAACAACGGAAAGGGTGTGGCTGGTATCGCAGGTGGCGATGGTTCGCCAGATAGTGGTGTACGCTTGTTGAGCTGTCAGATATTTAGAAACAAAGACGAGCAGGGCGATGCGGCTGCTGCCATTAAGTATGCAGCTGACAATGGGGCTGTTATCTGTCAGAACTCATGGGGATATTCGTCTGCTGCAAATGTCACAGCTATGCCTCAGTTACTGAAAGAAGCAGTCGACTACTTCATCAAGATGGCGGGTTGTGATGCTAACGGCAACCAGCGTCCAGACTCTCCAATGAAGGGTGGTGTGGTAATGTTCGCTGCTGGTAATGAGAACAAAGAGTTCTCTGCTTACCCTGCTTGTTATGCTCCGACGGTTTCTGTCGCTGCAATGGCATGGGACTTCAGTAAGGCAAGTTATAGTAATTACGCAAAATGGGTGACCATTACGGCTCCAGGTGGTGATCAAGACCGCTTCGGAACAGAGGCTGGCGTATTGAGTACTGTACCAAAGAAGAAGGTTGCATCAGGTTATGCTTACTTCCAAGGAACATCAATGGCATGCCCACACGTGTCAGGTATCGCAGCACTCATCGCCTCTTACTTCGGTCGTCAGGGCTTTACAAATGAAGAACTAAAGTCACGTTTGATTACTGCTTACCGTCCTTATAACATCGATGAACAAAACCCAACCTACAAAGGTAAGTTAGGTAAGGGTTATATTGATGCCGAAGCAGCCTTTGAATCAGACACAAAGATTGCCCCAGAGAAGGTGGGAACCCTTACGCTCAAGCCTGACTTCGTAGACATCAATGCGGAGTGGAGCATCGCTAAGGACGAGGATAAGACCGCAGCCTTCTATCGACTCTACATTGCTCAGGGTGAATTGACTGCCGATAAACTCAAGGACATGACCTACAGAGAGATCAATGGTATGGGTCATAGCTTGGGTGAGACACTTAAGTATGACTTTGATGACTTGAAGGACAACACTACCTATAGCGTTGCTGTTGTAGCAGTAGACCGTTGGGGCAACCTTTCTGAACCTATGATTCAGAAGTGTACGACCCGACTCAACCATGCTCCAGAGGCGACAAACTTCCCAACAGAGGCGATAGAGGTCATGGAGAACGATCGTAAGTCTTTCTCTTTCAACGTTGCTGACCCTGATGGTCACAACTGGGACATCAAGGCTACGGGTGAAACAAAGGGCGTTTCTTACACTGTGAAGGGCAATACTGTGATCGTCAACCTCGTTCCTGTGCTCGAAGCTGGTAGTTACAACTGCATCTTTGTACTCTCAGATGACTTAGGCGCAAAGGCTGAGAAGAGTTTTACATTTAAGATTGTGAAGTACATCCCACCACAGTTAACAAAGCCTTTCGAGAACTATATCATTGGATTGGACGAGGGAATTGTAACGATTCCATTGACAGGTCATTACACACATAGTAGCAACACTCAGCTTACTTACAAAGCCACAGCTGCCAATGGTAGTATCGCTGCAGCTACTATCCACAATGACAACCTTCAGTTAAAGGGTATGGCAAAGGGTGTTACACGCATCAGCATCGCTGCTACAGATGGTCGTGAGACATCTTCTGATGGTTCTTTCCAAGTACGAGTTGTTGAAAAGAAGTCGGCTCCTGTCTATGCCGTCTACCCTATTCCAGTACAAAGAGACATCCATGCCCTACTCAATCCAGAGGTGAAACAGGTTGAACTCGTTATCAGTTCTACTGTGGGTGAGCGTCTGATGAAGGCTACTGTGACTCCAGATAAGAACAACGTAGCCACACTTGACCTTTCTAAACTGAACCCTGGAACGTATAAGCTGACCGTATATACCAGTAAGGGCAACCATACCCAGATGTTCATTAAACGATAA
- a CDS encoding PepSY-associated TM helix domain-containing protein, producing the protein MRKFCLKIHRWFALPLGVIMAILCFSGLAILLIKDLAPLFDMNAKEMPIYTMVVRLHRWLFMKPENAHEGGQSLERILTAVSAICMSIVLLSGVVIWWPKTKKALKTRLTVSTNKGFRRFVYDSHVSLGIYVFIFLFLMALTGPVFSFGWYRAGMSKLFGQPMPPKEMKMQQPKDGMKQGGTNDKAFAPTDASQMKGQPQAHKEGAKDMKGDQHGKKPKGGMLFKQLHTGTWGGWFSRVLYAIAALIGGFLPISGYYMWWKRRSAKKKKA; encoded by the coding sequence ATGAGAAAATTCTGTTTAAAGATTCACCGTTGGTTTGCTTTACCATTAGGCGTAATAATGGCTATTTTGTGCTTCAGTGGTCTGGCAATACTGCTAATAAAAGACCTCGCACCCCTCTTTGACATGAATGCCAAAGAGATGCCAATCTATACAATGGTAGTACGACTGCACCGTTGGCTCTTTATGAAACCTGAGAATGCACATGAGGGTGGACAGTCACTTGAACGCATCCTTACAGCCGTGTCAGCAATCTGTATGTCAATCGTATTGTTATCGGGTGTTGTCATCTGGTGGCCAAAGACCAAGAAGGCGTTGAAAACTCGTTTGACCGTCAGCACTAACAAGGGTTTCCGTCGCTTTGTTTACGACTCTCACGTATCATTAGGTATCTATGTCTTTATCTTCCTTTTCCTCATGGCACTCACAGGTCCTGTCTTCTCTTTCGGCTGGTACAGAGCGGGAATGTCGAAACTCTTCGGTCAGCCTATGCCACCAAAGGAAATGAAGATGCAACAGCCTAAAGATGGAATGAAGCAGGGCGGAACAAACGATAAAGCTTTTGCACCTACGGACGCGAGTCAGATGAAAGGACAACCACAAGCACACAAGGAGGGAGCAAAAGACATGAAAGGCGATCAGCATGGTAAGAAGCCAAAGGGCGGTATGCTCTTTAAGCAGTTACACACAGGAACATGGGGCGGATGGTTCTCACGCGTTCTCTATGCTATCGCAGCCCTTATCGGTGGCTTCCTCCCTATTAGTGGTTACTATATGTGGTGGAAGAGAAGAAGTGCTAAGAAGAAAAAAGCATAA
- a CDS encoding BACON domain-containing protein, which yields MRIINIHKLLQFSLLCLLLGIAVGCAENDSFDQPYLNVSEKEITFSNQVGEKTITVNTNCKEWIATTPKAWVHLSQSGNEIAVHVDPNTTGMERSSYILVDGGLAVQKIMVRQSAADITLNLNNGEVILPQAGGTTTVDLKLDATSYDLTQNEQPEWMQVIKKKHGLKFISKPNYSTTERTTKLTIAFAGKNHEVVVKQPGVATFILACNPGNPYSLHKMMDYEYRRGSFLTEYGGPDEVNGIFEESYFFKTPSPLFKDVVYVHDTKHSVPTRIYTRSLTREGVNAVKSQAFQEFMRANGYTRDEKDTNHYVNIKEAFTMDVDIREENNSVVLFFYQMHTQDRSYPTFSSLDLGPVDLLNKTDKKISDVEAYETGKNSEEMKRQMSKSNEVEAILYKTNDPTLIARTYFFYLHNDAAVPQEKAGSVEQYSLFYSQPNLGIWQYGNEWFVTHEFDKLLTANNFEFVGYNGKHHVYARRSDYLTLAISGGEYADVNNGKAVMQITVLYKPTVFAGSKEQRLAKVERMLKQYNPKK from the coding sequence ATGCGTATAATCAATATACATAAGCTGCTGCAGTTCTCCTTACTATGCCTATTATTAGGAATAGCGGTTGGATGTGCTGAGAATGACAGCTTTGACCAGCCCTATCTGAATGTTTCGGAGAAGGAAATAACCTTTTCTAATCAGGTAGGTGAGAAGACAATTACCGTAAACACGAACTGTAAGGAGTGGATAGCTACGACACCGAAGGCGTGGGTACACCTTTCACAAAGTGGAAACGAGATTGCTGTACACGTTGATCCTAATACAACAGGAATGGAGAGAAGTAGCTATATCCTTGTTGATGGTGGACTGGCAGTACAGAAAATCATGGTAAGACAGAGTGCTGCTGATATCACATTAAACTTAAATAATGGTGAGGTAATTCTGCCACAGGCAGGTGGTACAACAACTGTCGACTTGAAGTTGGATGCTACTTCCTATGACCTTACACAGAATGAGCAGCCAGAGTGGATGCAGGTTATCAAGAAAAAGCATGGATTGAAGTTTATTTCTAAGCCTAATTATAGCACTACGGAAAGAACTACAAAGCTGACAATAGCCTTTGCAGGAAAGAACCATGAGGTGGTTGTTAAGCAGCCAGGCGTAGCTACTTTTATCTTGGCTTGTAACCCAGGTAATCCTTATAGTCTGCATAAGATGATGGACTATGAGTATCGCCGTGGTAGTTTCTTGACGGAATATGGCGGTCCTGACGAGGTAAATGGCATCTTTGAAGAGAGTTACTTCTTCAAGACTCCATCGCCTTTGTTCAAAGACGTTGTCTATGTACATGATACAAAGCACTCTGTTCCAACACGTATCTACACACGTTCGCTGACAAGAGAGGGTGTTAACGCTGTTAAGTCGCAGGCTTTCCAAGAGTTTATGAGAGCCAATGGATATACAAGGGACGAGAAAGACACGAATCATTACGTCAATATAAAGGAAGCTTTCACGATGGATGTAGACATTAGAGAGGAGAATAATAGCGTTGTGTTATTCTTCTATCAGATGCACACACAAGACCGTAGCTACCCTACCTTTAGTAGTCTTGACCTTGGTCCTGTTGACCTTTTGAACAAAACTGACAAGAAGATAAGTGATGTCGAAGCTTATGAGACAGGTAAGAACAGTGAGGAAATGAAGCGACAAATGTCTAAGAGTAATGAGGTTGAAGCTATTCTCTACAAGACAAATGACCCTACATTGATTGCTCGTACTTACTTCTTCTATCTTCATAATGATGCCGCTGTACCACAAGAGAAGGCTGGAAGCGTTGAGCAATACAGTTTATTCTACAGCCAACCAAACTTAGGAATATGGCAGTATGGTAATGAATGGTTCGTAACCCATGAGTTCGACAAACTGCTTACTGCAAACAACTTTGAGTTCGTTGGCTACAATGGTAAGCATCATGTCTATGCACGTCGTTCTGACTATCTGACCTTAGCAATCTCTGGTGGAGAATATGCTGACGTCAATAATGGTAAGGCAGTCATGCAAATTACTGTTCTATACAAGCCAACTGTCTTTGCCGGAAGTAAAGAACAGCGACTGGCTAAGGTAGAACGTATGCTCAAACAATACAATCCAAAGAAATAA